One genomic segment of Hydra vulgaris chromosome 14, alternate assembly HydraT2T_AEP includes these proteins:
- the LOC100208232 gene encoding transmembrane reductase CYB561D2 isoform X2 → MMPTNSDVNVSSGQNKEIQKSLLVIYTMVHILAVLLAVFIAYIAQPGSSLFSWHPTLMTIGFGLFMFEAILLFSPYSSLMHSADRKTKTKYHWILQLCATVSILLGFAAILINKVQMNKAHFQTWHSIVGLVAIVFVSFQALAGFSLIYNIKFLNPFKASLGTRKKMHALYGSIVFLFGMTSIFLSLYSNFVLQSTGQLTWYLLLFLVSALSSVIVNQVSNGYLFSKK, encoded by the exons TCCAGAAATCGTTATTGGTCATTTACACTATGGTTCATATCTTGGCTGTACTTCTAGCAGTTTTTATTGCTTACATTGCCCAACCAGGAAGTT cttTGTTTTCATGGCACCCAACATTGATGACAATTGGG tttggTTTGTTTATGTTTGAAGCAATATTACTGTTCAGCCCATACAGTTCACTGATGCATTCAGCTGACcgtaaaaccaaaacaaaatatcaTTGGATTCTTCAGCTTTGTGCGACTGTTTCTATTTTGCTGGGTTTTGCAGCTATTCTTATAAACAAAGTTCAAATGAATAAAGCCCATTTTCAAACATGGCATTCCATTGTCGGGTTAGTTGCAATTGTATTTGTCTCATTTCAAGCATTAGCTGGATTTTCGTTAATTTACAACATCAAATTTCTAAACCCTTTTAAAGCATCGTTGGGAACACGGAAGAAAATGCATGCTTTGTATGGAtctattgtttttctttttggaatgacatcaatttttttaagcttatatTCAAACTTCGTGCTTCAAAGCACTGGACAACTTACTTggtatttattactttttcttgtATCAGCTCTGTCTTCAGTTATTGTTAATCAAGTGTCAAATGGttatctattttcaaaaaaatag